In Armatimonadota bacterium, the following are encoded in one genomic region:
- a CDS encoding polysaccharide biosynthesis/export family protein, which yields MNKFSPALVALALFCFTSISFAADGQVSSSLNTPVEAQNQQEAQPAKVATDVPADYKIAEEDVLRMDVWGEQQLSNLEMQVTPDGKVNVPYIGEMQAKGKTQQELTQEIAKEFEKRDILINPQIQISLINIHKPTVRVWGAVNRPGEVQYKDGDRVMDAVAGAGSYIIDNSWLEKATLTRKDPETGKWVSLPIDLKKMVSGGDLTQNYELQKGDTIYIPTEDYQNKFYVLGQVMRPGIYDLKDNTTVLSAIGLAGGATERGKLRSTVVVRGDPSKPERVKCNLTNLFDKGDLTQDIVLQPGDVVVVPETKTPDMNKIASIISSVINLSWLRKNGF from the coding sequence GTGAATAAATTTAGTCCGGCGCTTGTAGCATTAGCGCTGTTTTGCTTCACGTCAATTTCATTTGCGGCTGATGGTCAGGTGTCGAGCAGTTTGAATACTCCTGTCGAGGCTCAAAATCAGCAGGAAGCGCAGCCCGCCAAGGTTGCGACCGATGTGCCTGCGGACTATAAGATAGCCGAAGAAGATGTTTTAAGAATGGATGTGTGGGGAGAGCAGCAGTTATCCAATCTGGAAATGCAGGTAACTCCTGACGGCAAGGTCAATGTGCCCTATATCGGCGAGATGCAGGCCAAAGGTAAAACACAGCAAGAATTGACCCAAGAAATCGCCAAGGAATTTGAAAAAAGAGACATACTCATCAATCCGCAAATTCAGATAAGCCTTATCAACATCCATAAGCCCACGGTGCGCGTATGGGGCGCCGTAAATCGTCCAGGTGAAGTCCAGTATAAGGACGGCGACAGAGTGATGGATGCAGTTGCCGGCGCGGGGAGTTACATAATTGACAATTCATGGCTTGAGAAGGCTACACTTACCAGGAAGGACCCGGAAACAGGCAAGTGGGTGTCTCTGCCGATTGACCTGAAGAAAATGGTGTCTGGAGGCGATCTCACACAGAATTATGAACTTCAAAAGGGCGATACGATCTACATTCCTACCGAGGATTACCAGAACAAATTCTATGTGCTCGGCCAGGTTATGAGACCGGGAATATATGACCTCAAAGACAATACTACCGTACTTTCGGCGATTGGTCTTGCCGGAGGAGCAACTGAACGCGGCAAGCTGCGTTCAACAGTTGTTGTTCGTGGTGATCCCAGCAAGCCCGAACGCGTGAAATGTAATCTTACCAACCTTTTTGATAAGGGAGACCTTACTCAGGATATAGTGCTTCAGCCAGGCGATGTGGTTGTCGTTCCTGAGACAAAGACTCCGGATATGAACAAGATCGCCTCAATCATTAGCTCTGTGATAAACCTGAGCTGGCTTCGCAAGAACGGCTTCTAA
- a CDS encoding polysaccharide biosynthesis tyrosine autokinase, with protein MEFWRYYRIIRRRRWLIILGMVICVGAVQINNMLTPRLYMGRTTVMESQGMSSEGTPIYAEQQMMMMDVQLKLSNLGNIATSQRVLSNAAETLKDMNLSYTPEQILSRTSVQPVKDTNILAIEVTMENPQEAKVAADVIANEFKNVYADINNSAVRQSREFIEEQLETTRKAMVKAQTSLKDYKEKNGIVAIDQQGQAAVQRLMQSKMDLNRAQADYNVNAARLAKVDNERKSLPEYEISNEQTSRDPIWQQYTQQLAQLETQKAGMLNGIANQPRRGKNHPEVMNLQRQIDDIWKKISTMKQDFVSGKTESKSQVYVNTMGNWVNAKVDAVGSAAQLQAMNNVLEQTREEISALPEQQAKYAELETDVTAATNTYGLMRSKLDEAKIKEQQSKNEVTLKTIDPAYWVPVDQRKSLKLIMALLLSPLLGIGAAFLLHYADNGIRTPVDAEKLLGIPVLAAVPASRAHSLARQQCPEIVDISYQMLTSNLWVESQSRDFNAIAIISAEPDSGRSITASNLAVALAREGARVVLVDTDLRKPTQHLIFGVDNKVGLTNLLSGAASLEEAMAPTRVQGLLLVSSGPVPENPVKLLRSPEMKEFADEVKSLADFVIYDTPAAVTFPDPVLVAAQVGNAIVVHSAGRVPRGSEAELQSRLASVDVHEIGAVLNKVKREDSSGYFHYNRSYVGVGTAGLPVGRKAIRS; from the coding sequence TTGGAATTTTGGCGCTATTATAGGATTATACGCAGGAGGCGTTGGCTGATTATCCTCGGCATGGTGATCTGCGTTGGCGCTGTTCAAATAAATAATATGCTCACGCCTCGGCTTTATATGGGACGGACCACTGTTATGGAGTCTCAGGGGATGTCCAGCGAAGGTACGCCGATCTATGCTGAGCAGCAGATGATGATGATGGACGTTCAGCTCAAACTGTCCAACCTTGGAAATATCGCCACCAGTCAGAGAGTCTTGTCCAATGCGGCTGAGACACTCAAAGACATGAATCTATCCTATACTCCCGAACAAATCCTATCCAGGACTTCCGTTCAACCGGTTAAGGACACTAATATCCTTGCGATCGAAGTTACGATGGAAAACCCGCAGGAAGCAAAGGTAGCTGCGGACGTGATTGCTAATGAGTTCAAGAATGTCTATGCCGATATAAACAACTCAGCCGTCAGGCAGTCTCGAGAGTTCATTGAAGAGCAGTTGGAGACGACCCGCAAAGCTATGGTCAAGGCGCAGACTTCGCTGAAGGATTATAAAGAGAAGAACGGCATTGTAGCCATCGATCAACAGGGTCAGGCCGCTGTCCAGAGACTCATGCAATCCAAGATGGACCTCAACAGGGCACAGGCGGATTACAACGTGAACGCTGCACGTCTTGCGAAGGTAGATAATGAACGAAAAAGTCTACCCGAATATGAAATTTCAAACGAACAGACTTCCCGCGATCCGATATGGCAGCAGTATACTCAACAGCTTGCCCAGTTGGAGACACAAAAAGCAGGTATGCTTAATGGTATTGCAAACCAACCCCGGAGGGGTAAAAACCATCCCGAAGTTATGAATCTGCAGAGGCAGATTGATGACATTTGGAAAAAAATCAGCACTATGAAGCAAGATTTTGTTTCCGGGAAGACCGAAAGCAAAAGTCAGGTCTATGTGAATACCATGGGCAATTGGGTGAATGCAAAGGTCGATGCGGTTGGATCGGCTGCACAATTGCAGGCGATGAATAATGTCCTCGAACAAACGCGCGAAGAAATTTCAGCGCTTCCTGAGCAGCAGGCAAAATATGCCGAGCTGGAGACGGACGTTACGGCAGCAACCAACACTTATGGTCTTATGAGAAGCAAATTGGATGAGGCCAAGATCAAGGAACAGCAGTCTAAGAACGAAGTGACGCTGAAGACAATTGATCCGGCCTACTGGGTACCGGTCGACCAGCGCAAGTCGCTCAAGCTCATAATGGCTCTTCTTCTGAGTCCGCTCCTTGGAATCGGCGCGGCATTTCTGCTCCACTATGCGGACAACGGAATCAGGACTCCTGTCGATGCGGAGAAGCTGCTGGGAATTCCGGTGCTGGCGGCTGTGCCTGCTTCAAGGGCTCACAGTCTGGCTAGGCAGCAGTGTCCGGAGATCGTCGACATATCTTATCAGATGCTTACGTCGAACTTATGGGTCGAAAGCCAAAGCCGGGACTTCAATGCTATTGCTATAATAAGCGCGGAGCCGGATTCAGGGCGCAGCATCACAGCATCCAATTTGGCCGTGGCTCTTGCAAGAGAAGGCGCGCGCGTAGTGTTGGTGGATACCGACTTACGCAAGCCCACTCAGCATTTGATCTTTGGAGTAGATAACAAAGTCGGCTTGACAAATCTGTTAAGCGGCGCTGCCTCTTTGGAAGAGGCGATGGCTCCCACCAGGGTGCAGGGTCTTTTGCTGGTTTCAAGCGGTCCGGTTCCAGAAAATCCAGTAAAGCTGCTGCGCTCGCCCGAAATGAAGGAATTTGCCGACGAGGTCAAATCACTGGCCGATTTCGTTATATACGATACTCCGGCGGCCGTCACATTTCCTGACCCGGTTCTTGTTGCGGCTCAGGTCGGAAACGCAATTGTCGTGCATTCGGCAGGCCGTGTGCCGCGAGGCAGCGAGGCAGAGCTTCAGTCTCGATTGGCCTCGGTCGATGTTCATGAGATCGGCGCTGTGCTCAATAAGGTAAAGCGAGAAGACAGCAGTGGATACTTCCATTACAATCGATCATATGTCGGTGTAGGGACTGCGGGATTGCCTGTCGGACGGAAGGCGATTCGATCGTGA
- a CDS encoding DapH/DapD/GlmU-related protein: protein MPEVILGKDAEIDDGVKLGYLTGRKIKDHTLRIGDDACIRFGTVIYGGTTIGNRLATGHNVTIREESEIGDGFNVWNCTTIDYGCKIGNNVKIHCNCYIAQFTVVEDNAFMAPGVTIANDIHPGCEFSGQCMHGPHIEEGVEIGVNVTILPFVRIGAHSVIGSGAVVTKDIPAGSVVVGNPGRVICTIHDLKCQSGLTDEPYKAILLNGSMEPLQDQR, encoded by the coding sequence ATGCCTGAGGTCATATTGGGCAAGGATGCTGAGATTGATGATGGCGTGAAACTGGGCTATCTGACGGGCCGCAAGATCAAGGACCACACACTGCGCATAGGTGATGATGCGTGCATACGCTTCGGCACGGTTATCTATGGCGGTACGACTATAGGAAACCGTCTTGCCACCGGCCACAATGTCACGATTCGTGAGGAAAGTGAGATCGGTGACGGCTTCAACGTATGGAACTGCACTACTATAGACTACGGCTGCAAGATCGGCAACAACGTTAAGATTCACTGCAACTGCTATATCGCGCAGTTTACGGTAGTCGAGGACAATGCATTTATGGCGCCTGGAGTGACAATAGCCAATGATATCCACCCCGGCTGCGAATTTTCAGGCCAGTGTATGCACGGTCCGCACATCGAAGAAGGTGTCGAGATCGGCGTAAACGTTACGATCCTTCCATTCGTGCGGATCGGTGCGCATTCGGTAATTGGTTCAGGCGCTGTTGTGACCAAAGACATCCCCGCCGGGTCGGTGGTGGTCGGCAATCCAGGTCGCGTAATATGCACAATTCATGACTTAAAATGTCAGTCCGGGTTGACAGATGAGCCATATAAAGCTATACTCCTAAATGGCTCCATGGAACCCCTACAGGACCAGAGGTGA